The Streptomyces sp. NBC_00576 genome contains the following window.
CCCCCGGCGCGGCCTCCTCCGCCGACTCCGGGACCCCGTCCTCCGGCTCGGCCGGCACGGGTGAAGTGAGCCCGGGGATGGCCGCCGGGTCGACCGCGGCGGTTTCCAGGGGCTGGCTGCTCGAACCTATGCGCTGCTCCACAGGCGGAAGTATGGCGGACATTGCTGTGTCATGGGACAGCAGGGGCCAGAGAGATCAAGCGAGATCAAGACAGATCACTCGCCCACAGCCCCTTGCCCACACGAACACGCTCACCTAGCCGAGCACCGCCAGAGCGTCGATCTCGATCAGGAGCCCCTTGGGCAACCCGACGTACACCGTGGTCCGGGCGGCAGCCGCCCCCTCCAGCCCGGCGAAGTACCGGTCGTAGATCGCGTTGAACTCGGCGAAGTGATCGACGTCCGTGAGGTAGACGCGGATCATCATCACGTCGTCCCAGCTCGCGCCGCCCTCCTCCAGGATGGCCTTGACGTTGGCGAGCGTCTGGAGGGTCTGCTCGGCCAGGGTCGGCCCGGCGGGCGTCGGCGGCTGCCCCTCGACGGCGGGCAGGAAGCCGACCTGACCGGCGACCTGCAGGATGTTCCCCTTCCGCACACCGTGGGAGAACCTGGCGGGCGGGGTGGCGTGGGTCTTCGGCGTGAGCGCGATCTTGTCCGTCTTGCCTGTCATGTCTGTCATGTCTGTCATGGAGTGGATTCCTTGGCTTCCTTGGCTGCTGGAGTTCTGCCGGAGTACTCACCGCTGATGACATCCGCGGTACGGCGCACCAGCGGAAGCAGGGTGAGGAGTTCGTCGGCGGTGACGACGACGTTCGGGGCGGAGACGGACATGGCGGCGACCACGCGTCCGTCGGTACCGCGGACCGGGGCGGCGACGCAGTTGATGGACTCCTCGTGACCGCCGAGGTCGGTGGCCCAGCCCTGGTCGCGCACCTTCTCCAACTCCCCTAGGAAAGCGAGGGCGTTGGGGGTGGAGCGGGAGGTGTACATGGGGTAGTCGAACTTGTCGGCGAGCGCGCGCCGCTCGGTCTCGGGCAGATCGGCGAGCAGCAGCTTCGCGACGGCGGCGACGGTGATGGCGACGGGCTTCCCGATCCGCGAGTACATGCGCACCGGGTAGCGGCTCTCGACCTTGTCGATGTACAGCACCTCGCCCTCCTCGTGCACGGCGAGGTGGACGGTGTGCCCGCACTGCTCGTTGAGGCGTACGAGGTGGGGGTGGGCGATCTCCCGGATGTCGAGGTTCTCGACGGCTTCCTGGGCGAGCGCGAAGAGGCGGGCGCCGAGACGGTAGCGCTGGTCGGACTGGCGGTAGACGAGCCCGTGCTCGTGCAGGGTGCGCAGCAGCCGCAGGGCGGTGGATTTGTGGACGCCGAGCCGGTCGGCGACCTTGCCGAGGTCGGCGGGGCCCTCGGCGAGCAACGGCAGGATGCTCAGCGCGCGGTCGACGGTCTGGCTCATGGGGTGCGTACCTCCTCCTCGGTCCGGTGCACGTCCTGGTGCGGATCCTGGTGCGGATCCTGGGCCTGGGTGGTCCAGCCGGGGCCGAGTCGAAGTGTCTCCCACGCACGCTTGTCGAGAGCGACCAGTCGATCGGCGTGGTCGCGGGCGGGCGGTGCGGCCAGGTCGCCGGGGGCGGTGAGGACGGCGGCGGCCATGAGGTGGCCGTGCCGGAGGCGGTCCGGTACGGGGAGGCCGCGCAGGGTGGCGGCGAGGAACCCGGCGGCGAAGGCGTCACCGGCGCCGACTGCCGCGACGACGTCGACGTGGGGCGCCCGGACGTGGGTGGAGACGCAGTCGGCGTCCTCCAGCCTTTCCGGTCCGTCCAGCCCGTCCAGCCCGTCCAGGCCAGCCAGTCCGGCCAGTCCGGCCAGTCCGGCCTGCCCGTCGGAGTCCTTGTGGAAGGCGACAGCCCCGCCCTTGCCCAGCTTGACGACCACGAGCCCCGGCTCGGGCAGCGCCCCCGCGATATCGCCCGCGCCACGCAACCCCCACGCGGCCTCCGCCTCATCGGCCCCGACGAAGACGAGGTCGGCCCGCCGGGCCAGATCCAGCAGAACGCGGGGACCGTCGC
Protein-coding sequences here:
- a CDS encoding sugar kinase gives rise to the protein MTLTGPCNAPDVVDVVALGESMVTFLPSRPGRLADVPSFDRTIGGAESNVACALAAAGHSARWISRVGDDGFGDHLVEAIGSYGVDVAFVQRDPARPTGVYFRTAGDRATDAHEVAYYRAGSAASVMSAGSVDLEAARAGRVLHLSGITAALSGDCLDLLWELTEPRAGRPLVSFDVNFRQGLWADSDGPRVLLDLARRADLVFVGADEAEAAWGLRGAGDIAGALPEPGLVVVKLGKGGAVAFHKDSDGQAGLAGLAGLAGLDGLDGLDGPERLEDADCVSTHVRAPHVDVVAAVGAGDAFAAGFLAATLRGLPVPDRLRHGHLMAAAVLTAPGDLAAPPARDHADRLVALDKRAWETLRLGPGWTTQAQDPHQDPHQDVHRTEEEVRTP
- a CDS encoding IclR family transcriptional regulator, which gives rise to MSQTVDRALSILPLLAEGPADLGKVADRLGVHKSTALRLLRTLHEHGLVYRQSDQRYRLGARLFALAQEAVENLDIREIAHPHLVRLNEQCGHTVHLAVHEEGEVLYIDKVESRYPVRMYSRIGKPVAITVAAVAKLLLADLPETERRALADKFDYPMYTSRSTPNALAFLGELEKVRDQGWATDLGGHEESINCVAAPVRGTDGRVVAAMSVSAPNVVVTADELLTLLPLVRRTADVISGEYSGRTPAAKEAKESTP
- a CDS encoding RidA family protein, which translates into the protein MTGKTDKIALTPKTHATPPARFSHGVRKGNILQVAGQVGFLPAVEGQPPTPAGPTLAEQTLQTLANVKAILEEGGASWDDVMMIRVYLTDVDHFAEFNAIYDRYFAGLEGAAAARTTVYVGLPKGLLIEIDALAVLG